Proteins encoded within one genomic window of Methanothrix harundinacea 6Ac:
- a CDS encoding mechanosensitive ion channel family protein yields the protein MDEDETTSAEEGIFYDYTIPTDLGPDEVDSALSGANGSDGIPSEIPVQLTGDGAPSAVFSVVDHLSSSLGIDVLSLLGTLLTILAILVLTWLAARVVDRALTAPIPKVGGKAKGGMDMETEMTFRTITRRLLVAAIYIVGSILVIYQIPVLSRVAVTLLAGAGVAGLAIGFAAKDSLSNIISGIFLAVFHPFRVGDYVDFEGEYCQVEDLTLRHTTIKTWDGRRIFVPNSIMGNMPIVNWSIVDPIISWRVDFGIGYTADIDRAREIIIDAAKRHPLVLKDRDITVMVTDLGDFAVNLRLSMELPKRDVAFTTGCEIREAVKRRFDAEGIEIPYPYRNLVLSNPEALQGGWGAPPEGGPRGDQAS from the coding sequence ATGGACGAGGACGAGACGACGTCGGCGGAAGAGGGGATCTTCTACGATTACACCATACCCACCGACCTGGGACCCGATGAGGTCGACTCCGCCCTGAGCGGAGCCAACGGATCCGATGGTATCCCGTCGGAGATCCCCGTCCAGCTGACGGGGGACGGCGCCCCCTCAGCGGTCTTCTCCGTCGTCGATCACCTCAGCTCGTCCCTGGGGATCGACGTCCTCTCCCTCCTCGGGACCCTTCTGACCATCCTGGCCATCCTGGTTCTCACCTGGCTTGCCGCCAGGGTCGTCGACCGGGCCCTCACCGCCCCCATCCCCAAGGTGGGGGGGAAAGCCAAGGGGGGGATGGACATGGAGACCGAGATGACCTTCAGGACCATCACCCGAAGGCTTCTGGTGGCGGCTATCTACATCGTCGGCTCCATCCTGGTCATATATCAGATACCGGTCCTCAGCAGGGTCGCCGTCACCCTCCTTGCCGGGGCCGGGGTCGCGGGCCTCGCCATCGGCTTCGCCGCCAAGGACTCCCTCTCGAACATAATCTCGGGAATATTCCTCGCCGTCTTCCACCCCTTCAGGGTGGGCGACTACGTCGACTTCGAGGGGGAGTACTGCCAGGTGGAGGACCTGACCCTGAGGCACACCACCATCAAGACCTGGGACGGCCGGAGGATCTTCGTCCCCAACAGCATCATGGGTAATATGCCGATCGTCAACTGGTCGATCGTCGACCCCATCATAAGCTGGCGGGTCGACTTCGGGATAGGCTACACCGCGGATATCGATCGGGCGAGGGAGATCATCATCGACGCGGCGAAGCGCCACCCCCTCGTCCTAAAGGATCGAGATATCACCGTGATGGTCACGGACCTCGGGGACTTCGCCGTCAACCTGAGGCTGAGCATGGAACTGCCGAAAAGGGACGTCGCCTTCACCACCGGATGCGAGATCCGGGAGGCGGTGAAGAGGCGGTTCGACGCCGAGGGGATCGAGATACCCTACCCCTACCGCAACCTGGTGCTGTCGAATCCGGAGGCTCTTCAAGGGGGGTGGGGCGCCCCGCCGGAGGGAGGGCCCCGGGGAGATCAGGCCTCCTAG
- a CDS encoding endonuclease dU → MAVHVNKRGVRVLGVAESFLKAEPRSALAGVVMRRDLRIDGFGLAEITVGGDDATEGVLEIIEGLGRRDLNLLLLNGSVVSWFNVLDLDLLHQETDLPVISLTYQESEGIEGYIRGYFSDPEEKIARYRRLGPRRAVRLKTGYEVYARSLGATAEETTGLLNSFTLEGRVPEPLRVARLLARRLLRRGSGGGRRPP, encoded by the coding sequence ATGGCCGTCCACGTCAACAAGAGGGGGGTCCGGGTCCTGGGGGTGGCCGAGAGCTTCCTGAAGGCGGAGCCGAGGTCTGCCCTGGCGGGGGTGGTGATGAGGAGGGACCTGCGGATCGACGGCTTCGGCCTCGCCGAGATCACCGTCGGAGGAGACGACGCCACCGAGGGGGTCCTGGAGATAATCGAGGGTTTGGGGAGGAGGGACTTAAACCTCCTCCTCCTGAACGGATCGGTGGTCAGCTGGTTCAACGTCCTCGATCTCGACCTCCTCCACCAGGAGACGGACCTTCCGGTGATAAGCCTCACCTACCAGGAGTCGGAGGGGATCGAGGGTTACATCCGGGGGTACTTCTCCGATCCCGAGGAGAAGATCGCCCGGTACCGGAGGCTGGGGCCCCGGAGGGCCGTCAGGCTGAAGACGGGGTACGAGGTCTATGCCAGGTCCCTCGGGGCGACGGCGGAGGAGACGACGGGCCTCCTCAACTCCTTCACCCTGGAGGGGAGGGTCCCCGAGCCCCTCCGGGTGGCGAGGCTCCTGGCGAGGAGGCTCCTCAGGAGAGGCTCCGGTGGAGGCCGTCGGCCCCCATGA
- the cfbA gene encoding sirohydrochlorin nickelochelatase, which yields MADDVGILVLGHGSTKPYNKEMVEKCAKMIGDLHEGPVRIAFLNMDEPNIAAGLESFSGTGVKRIVALPIFLAHGVHTLEDIPTELSVDPTHRRGKCQLNGTEVEIRCAEPLGVDESIAALAYRRASEALK from the coding sequence ATGGCCGACGATGTAGGGATTCTGGTTCTTGGACACGGCAGCACCAAGCCGTACAACAAAGAGATGGTGGAGAAGTGCGCGAAGATGATCGGCGACCTCCACGAAGGCCCCGTCAGGATAGCTTTTCTGAACATGGACGAGCCGAATATCGCCGCAGGCCTTGAGAGCTTCTCGGGGACGGGGGTGAAGAGGATCGTCGCCCTCCCGATCTTCCTCGCCCACGGCGTCCACACCCTGGAGGACATCCCCACGGAGCTCTCCGTCGACCCGACCCACAGGAGGGGCAAGTGCCAGCTGAACGGGACCGAGGTGGAGATCAGGTGCGCAGAGCCCCTGGGGGTGGACGAGTCCATCGCCGCCCTCGCCTATCGGAGAGCCTCAGAGGCTCTGAAGTAG